The Candidatus Binatia bacterium nucleotide sequence TGTTGAGCGCGGCGCCCGGGACGGGGTTCCCCGTCACGTCCTGGACGCGGCCCTGGATCAGGTTGGAGTAGAGATGTCCCTCGGGCGCCTCGGGTCCCTTCGCCCCGCCGTAGAAGTACTGGCTGGCGTAAACGGTGTAGCGCACCGCCCCGTCGGGCCCGACGTAGCTCCCCAGGTTGGCTTGCACGCCGCCGGGCGCCTGGATGCGCGCGTGGAGCATGAGCGCCTGGCGGAAGGGGTCGCGCGGCGCGAACGGGACGTAGACGGTTTGGTATTCGGCGCCGAGGGTGACGGCGTCGAGCAGGAGGTTCCCCCCGAAGCTGACGGTGGTG carries:
- a CDS encoding carboxypeptidase-like regulatory domain-containing protein yields the protein TTVSFGGNLLLDAVTLGAEYQTVYVPFAPRDPFRQALMLHARIQAPGGVQANLGSYVGPDGAVRYTVYASQYFYGGAKGPEAPEGHLYSNLIQGRVQDVTGNPVPGAALNIDKETVFTDSKGEFFLRVKKRRDYALMVATDEFLTPGRYDVISAPATVEAQPEEKAGTILLVVERVAELAPAR